One window from the genome of Dermacentor silvarum isolate Dsil-2018 chromosome 5, BIME_Dsil_1.4, whole genome shotgun sequence encodes:
- the LOC119454435 gene encoding uncharacterized protein LOC119454435 produces MATMGRFNQFIEDGDEDFQSYVERFGHFMKASQVSDDLKVSVFKTVIGKKAYKTLKTLLEPEKPENKTYEQLVQTLQKQYAPKASVIAERFKFNRRFQQDGETVAAFAVELKRLATSCDFGAFLDEALRDRFVPGLCDKETQVELLKNSKFTFRNACDIARCIELARKESRDIQPGAAQGTVSAIHHKPDSGKRPPRWREETSTMPADTRATESMPCVR; encoded by the coding sequence ATGGCCACGATGGGAAGGTTCAATCAGTTCATCGAGGACGGTGATGAAGATTTCCAGTCCTACGTGGAGCGGTTCGGCCACTTCATGAAGGCTTCCCAGGTGAGCGACGACCTTAAGGTGTCAGTGTTCAAAACGGTAATAGGGAAGAAAGCCTACAAAACCCTGAAAACATTGCTGGAACCAGAAAAGCCGGAAAACAAGACGTACGAACAGTTGGTGCAGACCCTGCAAAAGCAGTACGCGCCGAAAGCCTCTGTAATTGCCGAGCGGTTCAAATTTAATCGGCGTTTTCAGCAAGACGGCGAAACAGTGGCAGCTTTCGCGGTAGAGCTGAAGCGGTTGGCGACGTCCTGCGACTTCGGGGCGTTTTTGGACGAGGCTCTTCGTGACAGATTTGTGCCAGGACTTTGCGACAAAGAAACGCAAGTAGAGCTGCTAAAGAACAGCAAGTTTACGTTTAGAAATGCCTGCGATATCGCAAGGTGTATCGAGTTGGCCCGCAAGGAAAGTCGAGATATTCAGCCAGGTGCAGCGCAAGGAACCGTTAGCGCTATTCACCACAAACCAGATAGCGGAAAACGCCCACCGCGGTGGAGAGAAGAAACTTCGACGATGCCGGCTGATACAAGGGCGACGGAATCGATGCCCTGTGTCCGATGA